TATCCCAAGACtgcttgagggaatttcttcaacttttgatcagctgtcacttggactcaaagatgaagtgGTTATGTTTCTGTTGTCAAATGTAAGGATTACCGTTACCTGGAAAATAAGTATGTAAAATATGTACCCAGAAACGGCGCTGGCTGGCAGAGGCATACAACTGCAGTGCGATAATTCTAGTTCACTCAAGACAAAAAGTTGAAGTTTAGTTTCACACagagtttttatttacagcacaaaTGTTACATCAAGTATTAAAAGAGCAGCGTGaaggtatttctttttttcattcacatgtGATCATCAGACTCAGCACCTCTCAAACACCTTATAGAGATCAGGTAAGTTGGCGATCTGCAGCACCGTGCCGTCCTCGCTGAACTTCTTGGGCGGACTGAAGAGTGTTCGAAAAGCTTTAAAGATGATGTGTTCCACTTTCCATCGCCACGAGTCGGCCTCATCATcctgaaacaaacatttcacatcacATTTGGCTTTTCATGTCATGAATATATCAAGTACACGATAGCAGTACAAGTTGTAAGTGTTCACCTGCTCCTCTCCGGGCTCGGGCTCCAGGATGTACTGTTTCCTGATGGAGTAGAACATGCTGCACTCTTTACTGAAGTCTCTGAAACACTCCTTCTCATTGTCCCAGTTCACCTGTaaaacagcacagagacagaacaCATCAGATACAGCGTGTGTCCAGAACCTTGTCCTAAGTATGGAGAGATGGAACAAGACTTCACCTCAGTGGCCAGGCGCAGGATGAACATGGGGAGACCCTCCATGACAGGAGTGTACTTGTCAAGCAGTAGAGGCAGCCCTCGTAGGTTCCCTTCCTACAGTTAATGAAAGAGTTACAAGCATGGCCCTTCTGGAAGAAGCAGCATGCATGGTCATCGCAGAAATGAACCTGGAACCTGACCTGGTCTATCTCCATTGAGAAGTAATCCTGCAGCATCTCTGCATTCTTCTTCAGGAAGTCCACGATGTACTGAGCCAGGCCTTCTTTAGGTCCATCCTCTTCGGTCCAGccactgtcctcactgtccaGAGCCAACATGGCCAGGTCATAGAGCGGAGCCGGAGTCTTAGTGCACAGAAtacatcattaaaaaatatgCTGCATCTGCACAATATCTTTCCAATCATCCCAGTCCTGACTTTACTCACAGATAGTCTTAGTACGCCATAGTTCCCAAAGTCGTAGATCAGTATTTGGTAGAAAAGCTCCTGACTGTGACCAAACAGAATGAAATgagacaatgaaaaaacaacagattcaaacattggaaatgtgttaaataaCAATCATGCTGGGGTTGAAACGCAATGTTTGAAAGCTTGAATTCTAATaggaaaaaatgttttcatgattGAAAGTAAGTTTTGAAGCCTTTTGTGTTTTGATAGAGTTTTCCTTCTTCAATGCTGCAGCACTCTTTTTAAAGTGATTCTTCAACAAATTCTCAGCTTCAATCCTGTGCATTCGATGGTTTTACAGGTTTGAAAAAACCTTGTAAATGGTGATCTGAAAACTGGTGCACGTGGACTTGGACCTGCACTCTAATTGTAGTCTGTcatttcagagaaaacacacacccacacatttgCAAGCTTGCAGATCAACTCTTTCATTCGATTTCAAGCTTTAAAACACCGACATTCAACGTCTTCTTTGCAGTTAAGGATTAAGTCATCATATCTATCTCATATCAATGACCCTTGTGTCCGCAGAGTCTGACCTGAGTTTGGTTGTGTTGAGCAGGTACAGTTTGGTGTGATGCTGGATCAGAGTCCACTGGGGATTGACGCAGCCCACAAACGAGTGGCTCTGCAGCATTTCCTGGAGACCTGCagtaaacacgcacacacacactcaggaggACAACTTCTGTCGACAAGTTTGATCTATTTTGTCAACTGTATTGTTTAAACTGCTCAGACTGAAGTGGGTATGAGGGCTGTGTTTACTTGGGATTATATAATTATACCTGGTGTGtttacctttgtgtgtgttctcagtgATCTCTTCTCTCAGCTCTCTGATGCTGTTCAGTTTTATGGCTCGTCTCTTGGGCGTGGCTGCAGCCGTCAGGTCCgcgtcttcttcctcttctggctgctgctccttcctCGGACGCTTCCTAGgttacaataacacaaacacactgacacacagccaACCAGCCTCCTGCAGAGTGTGACCTCCCTCTGCATGTTTACACTGACACTAGACCCACTTCATGACTCCACAGGCTGTGTGGACGTTTCCACATTATATCAAACcactaatgaaaacagttatgTTTATCTTCGGTAGAGATAAGACTGCAATTACTTTTCTGGCCACATGGGGGCAGATGGATAACGTGATGAAGTTGGAATGACTCATTCAGCAGAGAATTAAAACATCCAGCAGATATGAAGCAACGTCAGCGTTTATTCAGAGTTGTTATTGTTACCACCTGAGGAAAGTAACACAATGAATTATCTTCTTCTTTAAGTCTCATTCATACTACTGAGAAAAAGATCTGGGTTTGATCTTTCGGGATGTTGGACTTCTCTTCACCTGCTGGTTCTTTACTCTGTCTCAATGTTTCATCTCACCTTTTATTGCAGAAATCTGGATTATTGAGAAACCGAACCAGAGTAAATCTATTTGCTTTAACCAAACACTGAGATAAAACACACTCCGCAGAATTCCCATAGGCTGGTCATGCTTTTTGGGTTCATTACAGTGACTAGTTTATTtctaaaaatgataaaaatagaGATGAATGATAGGTGGCACTTCAAAAAGCCCAGTCATGCATCTCAAATCTGTCAACAACCGGACTGCCGGACGGGAATTAATTTAAGGTGATTGACAAGGAGGTGGAGACATGATTCACTAGGTACgatacatgtttgtgtttgcattcttCCTCCAGCTATGTTACTGTGATCCTCTCACTAAAGAATCAGTCACCCATGACCTGCCCTCATCTGACTTGCACAAACCACATCTTGATTGTTTGTGATGACGCGTGTTCTAGATCCTCTGCTGAATACCCACCCAACCAAACAACTGAAGCTCTGGCTCTGGTTCACCTATTAAAAGGATTCATTCACCTTTGAGCATCAAAAGTGCCGACActgctttcttcttcttcgcctTTTGGcatctctgcctcctgctgATCCAAGGCCTCCAGCATATCTGCATCTCCCGTCTCATCCCACTCTACGCCGTCAGGCTGGGTGGTTTTGTTCGCGGCTTCTTTGCAGCTAGGACCAGCTGCCTCCGGGTCAGGGGACGGCTTCTCTTTCGGGCGGAGGAATGCATCCAGTTTCTGAGCGCGACAGTCGGTCCTCACCATCTGATGCGCGTAGACTCGCTCAGTAGAAACTGCTGTGGCGCTGGAGGACTTCACTTCCGTGCCACCTGAGATCGACAGGCCTGGCAGCAACGTCTGTGTGATGAGAGATATTCCCACCTCAAGTTCTCATATGTGAAAGGAGACTAAACCAAAACAACAGTTACAATGTAAactgaggctacatccacattacTACGTTTTTGTCTGCTACAGATACGTTTGGCATCCCGATACGGAGTTATAGAACCGCAAAAATACAGAAGTTTGGAAATCCTGCTCACCCCGTTGAAGTTTTTAAAAACGCCAGTGCTACAATTTTTTGTCTGGACTGGGAGAAACTAGGAAACTCACAACAGCTTGCTGATTGGTTCTTTTCGGTCACGATGTAGCCTtctctgattcgtcaggctcctatcacatgacccccttgcAGAAAGAAACAGCGAGCTACCGAAGAAAAATCGCAACTTGGAAAATCACAAGCGTTTCGGACCCTGTTCTCTTCACGCTATATACTAACGATACTTATTGCTGCTTCTCATTTGTAGCTTAGCTCTTTATGAAACTAACAACCGAATGCTTCCTGTTCACACTGGAATTCACATGCCCAGTGTACATGAGTGGTCACATGATATTCGTTTTCAAGTGTGATATGGATGATGATTACAATCGATACATAGCCAAAATGCTCATGTGGTCAGAGATCTTTGTAGTTTGAAAATGCCGTTGTCAAAAAAAAACGCAGTAGTATGAACGTAGCCTGACAGAGGGTGTCTGTCTATACACCAAATGGAGATGTCATTAATTCCTGTAGTGAAAGTACCAGCATATTTACATAAATAGTAATTGTGTCACGTCATACTTGTGTGAAATATGTGCGTGAGGAGTTGGTGCCCAGCAGTTTGCTCTCAATGTGCTTCTGAACACTCTCGATGATGCTGTCTTCGTGTAAGAAATGCACCTCGTGCTTGGTGGGGTGAACGTTGACGTCTACATTCTGTGGGGCGATCTCTAGGCTGCGGGGATCAGAAAGCACCAGTCAATATAAAAGTTAATTAAACAACAATAGAATCGGCCGCAAATAAAGGCAAAGTTAGCTACCTGAGGTAAAGGAAAGGATGTGCGTTCTTGGGAAGATAAGCGGTGTAAGCGGCCTCGATCGCTTTCTTCAACGCACTTGAATCCACCAGCCGATCTGAGAAATCACAGATTtcaatctccattttaacaaAGCGCTAAGCGGTTTATCTTCAGCGGTGAGTTACTTCTGCACCAACATCTGCTCAATACGTACGGTTGATGAAGAGGATCAGGATGCATTTCTTCATGGAGTAGTTTGCGTTTGAGATGTAGCCCTTCATCTTGTAGGCGAGCTTCTGATCTTCACAGCAAACTTCGATGAGCTCCCTGAGAACGTGGTACAGAGCCAGTCATGCCGTCAAAGTTAAAGATGAAGAAAGATCAAAGCTACAGAGAAAAATcaaaacagattattttttgtctttttgtggtTGGTTGGTTAATACCTGCTGACTGCGTTGCCAAACACGACTCGAATATTATCCACTACGGATGCGTTAGGAAGAGTCCTCACATCTGCCACAGTCTGTCCATGCTGCAAAGGGAAAATAAGGGTGGTAAAAATATGACTGTTAATAATATTGtcatttaattaaagaaaatagatttttctgGTGATGCAGAGACACTTGTGgtcacttcacctcctcaaaATATCCCCCAAAAGTTTTGTGCAAGAACAAATTACCTTTTTGACACAAAAGCTTTTTCCTGAATTGTGTATGGCGTACCTACAAATCAACATCAGAACATTGATTACAGATTaggaagaaatacaaatacgAAGATACAGGAATTCTGATTCATAAGCAATAAAGCCCCTTAACCTGCTGACCACTTCTACGATCCTGGAGTGCTCATCACTGGGGCTCTTTAGAGCTTTCCTCCTGGTGGACACATTATAGAAGAGGTCCTCCACCTGCAGTCAGGCAGAGCAGAGAACTGTCAGAGGTCTGCAAGTATCCACCAGCTTCAGTGTGTCAGAGGCGATGTGTTCAAAGAACTCACGAGAATCTGTGTTCCCTGGTTTCCGGCACATTGTTTGAGAGGACCTTTCATTTTGCCATCACTGTAGTTGGCTCTGCATGAAACCAGAGAGAAAAAATCCATTACAAAGGCATCAGCTTCCTGGTCACTTTTTGTATCTATTACCACGTGCATGTAATCTCAATAAGGAGGAAATAGAGCAGATGGGGGAAGAAGGATTTCAAATGATATTGTACCTGTGTGCACATTTGGCATCGGCTGTCTTGGTCGTTATGGTAACATGTGCAACATGGCTTACACTTGCAAGGGCCTGCATCAAAGAACAAAGTGTATGAGTGTGTCAGTATTTAATATCCAACAGTGTAATACTGCA
The Platichthys flesus chromosome 12, fPlaFle2.1, whole genome shotgun sequence DNA segment above includes these coding regions:
- the mlh1 gene encoding DNA mismatch repair protein Mlh1, with the protein product MAGVIRRLDETVVNRIAAGEVIQRPANAVKELIENCLDAKSSSIQVTVKDGGLKTLQIQDNGTGIRKEDMEIVCERFTTSKLQAFEDLSAIATYGFRGEALASVSHVAHVTITTKTADAKCAHRANYSDGKMKGPLKQCAGNQGTQILVEDLFYNVSTRRKALKSPSDEHSRIVEVVSRYAIHNSGKSFCVKKHGQTVADVRTLPNASVVDNIRVVFGNAVSRELIEVCCEDQKLAYKMKGYISNANYSMKKCILILFINHRLVDSSALKKAIEAAYTAYLPKNAHPFLYLSLEIAPQNVDVNVHPTKHEVHFLHEDSIIESVQKHIESKLLGTNSSRTYFTQTLLPGLSISGGTEVKSSSATAVSTERVYAHQMVRTDCRAQKLDAFLRPKEKPSPDPEAAGPSCKEAANKTTQPDGVEWDETGDADMLEALDQQEAEMPKGEEEESSVGTFDAQRKRPRKEQQPEEEEDADLTAAATPKRRAIKLNSIRELREEITENTHKGLQEMLQSHSFVGCVNPQWTLIQHHTKLYLLNTTKLSQELFYQILIYDFGNYGVLRLSTPAPLYDLAMLALDSEDSGWTEEDGPKEGLAQYIVDFLKKNAEMLQDYFSMEIDQEGNLRGLPLLLDKYTPVMEGLPMFILRLATEVNWDNEKECFRDFSKECSMFYSIRKQYILEPEPGEEQDDEADSWRWKVEHIIFKAFRTLFSPPKKFSEDGTVLQIANLPDLYKVFERC